A genomic window from Microvirga sp. TS319 includes:
- a CDS encoding dienelactone hydrolase family protein: MDQRIIDLYDDFTHGGMNRRSFLDRLAALAGSSAAATALLPFLQNDYAMAQTAQENDPRIAAAMVDIPGPQGLKGYLVKPKDDSGKLPTVLVIHENRGLNPHIKDVTRRIAAEGFIALGLDYLSPMGGTPEDEDKGREMIGQLKAPDVIACGKAAVAYLKGLPDGNGKVGAVGFCWGGGAVNTLAVNEPDLNAGVAYYGGQPKAEDVPKIRAALMLHYGGLDERINAGIPAYEAALKQAGKTYEIYVYEGANHAFNNDTNAARYDKEAAGLAWSRTVEFLKKHLA; the protein is encoded by the coding sequence ATGGATCAGCGCATCATCGACCTTTACGACGACTTCACCCATGGCGGCATGAACCGCCGCTCCTTCCTCGACAGGCTGGCGGCGCTCGCCGGCAGCTCCGCCGCGGCAACGGCCCTGCTGCCGTTCCTGCAGAACGACTACGCCATGGCGCAGACGGCCCAGGAAAACGATCCGCGGATCGCGGCCGCCATGGTCGACATTCCCGGCCCTCAGGGGCTCAAGGGCTATCTCGTGAAGCCGAAGGACGACAGCGGGAAGCTACCGACGGTCCTCGTCATCCATGAGAACCGCGGCCTCAACCCGCATATCAAGGACGTGACCCGCCGCATCGCGGCCGAGGGCTTCATCGCGCTCGGCCTCGACTATCTCTCCCCGATGGGCGGCACGCCCGAGGACGAGGACAAGGGCCGGGAGATGATCGGCCAGCTCAAGGCGCCGGACGTGATCGCCTGCGGCAAGGCGGCCGTCGCCTATCTGAAGGGCCTTCCCGACGGGAACGGCAAGGTCGGGGCCGTCGGCTTCTGCTGGGGCGGCGGGGCGGTCAACACGCTCGCCGTCAACGAACCCGATCTGAACGCGGGCGTCGCCTATTATGGCGGGCAGCCGAAGGCCGAGGACGTGCCGAAGATCCGGGCCGCCCTCATGCTCCACTACGGCGGCCTCGACGAGCGCATCAACGCAGGCATCCCGGCCTACGAAGCGGCGCTCAAGCAGGCGGGCAAGACCTACGAGATCTATGTCTACGAGGGCGCCAACCACGCCTTCAACAACGACACCAACGCGGCCCGCTACGACAAGGAAGCCGCCGGTCTCGCCTGGAGCCGGACGGTTGAGTTCCTGAAGAAGCATCTGGCTTGA
- a CDS encoding Gfo/Idh/MocA family protein, with the protein MTTHKIGIIGLGKIAQDQHLPAIRANPNFELLAVSSTRGLTDHDAQYTFRDYRDLLGLKDVEAVSICTPPQVRHQIAREALLAGKSVLLEKPPAATLSELEDLRHLGEKQGKTVFTTWHAQYNKAVGEAKKALAGWSIKRLQVTWKEDVRHWHPGQQWIWEAGGFGVFDPGINALSIVTRIMPEPVFIKTADLEFPANKDAPIAATLQLQTGHADGDLQAVFDWRQTGPQTWDIEVETEAGFALKLSHGGSCLEIDGRLVVQEEPAEYQGIYRRFDALLTLGRSEVDDAPFRLVADAFMIGRRVQVEAFED; encoded by the coding sequence ATGACCACGCACAAGATCGGCATCATCGGCCTCGGCAAGATCGCGCAGGACCAGCACCTGCCGGCCATCCGGGCCAATCCGAATTTCGAGCTTCTGGCGGTTTCGAGCACGCGTGGGCTGACCGATCATGACGCCCAATATACCTTCCGGGACTACCGCGACCTTCTGGGCCTCAAGGACGTGGAGGCGGTTTCGATCTGCACCCCGCCGCAGGTGCGCCACCAGATCGCTCGCGAGGCGCTCCTGGCCGGCAAGAGCGTGCTCCTGGAAAAGCCGCCCGCCGCCACTCTGAGCGAGCTGGAGGACCTGCGGCATCTGGGCGAGAAGCAGGGCAAGACCGTCTTCACCACCTGGCACGCCCAATACAACAAGGCGGTTGGGGAGGCCAAGAAGGCGCTCGCCGGCTGGTCCATCAAGCGCCTCCAGGTCACCTGGAAGGAAGACGTGCGCCATTGGCATCCGGGCCAGCAATGGATCTGGGAGGCTGGCGGCTTCGGCGTGTTCGATCCCGGCATCAACGCCCTCTCCATCGTGACCCGCATCATGCCCGAGCCGGTCTTCATCAAAACGGCCGATCTGGAATTCCCGGCCAACAAGGACGCGCCGATCGCCGCCACGCTGCAGCTTCAGACGGGCCACGCGGACGGCGACCTCCAGGCGGTCTTCGATTGGCGTCAGACCGGTCCGCAGACCTGGGACATCGAAGTCGAAACGGAAGCGGGCTTTGCCCTCAAGCTCTCGCATGGCGGCAGCTGCCTGGAAATCGACGGCCGGCTCGTGGTGCAGGAGGAGCCTGCCGAGTACCAGGGCATCTATCGGCGCTTCGATGCGCTTCTCACCCTCGGCCGCTCCGAGGTCGACGACGCCCCATTCCGCCTGGTGGCGGACGCTTTCATGATCGGCAGACGCGTGCAGGTCGAAGCGTTCGAGGATTAA
- a CDS encoding AEC family transporter — MSAVFASLIPTFLIIATGWLCRITGFVNDQQWSGLERATYVIFFPALIVDTLARADLASVPVLGVGGALVGAILFMAGLMLALRPVLERYASLDGPSFTSVFQGATRWNTFVAIAVAGSLFGERGIALIAVAIAAMVPLLNLLAFYVFIRFAGRPRQSPKAILRSFATNPFIWSCALGLSLNLLAPPLPKPIVSYIDLMGRASLAAGLLIVGAGLDLRRLAKPGLPHALASACKLLLMPLIAVLFAHYAGIGGNDLLVTIIAASVPTAAAGYVLARQMGGNAPLMAEILTLQTLIAMISMPILIGILG; from the coding sequence ATGTCCGCCGTTTTCGCCAGCCTTATCCCGACCTTCCTGATCATCGCAACCGGCTGGCTCTGCCGCATCACGGGTTTCGTGAACGACCAGCAATGGTCCGGCCTGGAGCGCGCGACCTACGTGATCTTTTTTCCCGCCCTCATCGTCGATACGCTTGCCCGGGCGGATCTGGCATCCGTCCCGGTGCTCGGCGTCGGGGGAGCCCTCGTCGGCGCCATCCTGTTCATGGCGGGCCTCATGCTGGCCCTGAGGCCCGTACTCGAGCGCTATGCGTCCCTCGACGGTCCGAGCTTCACCTCGGTGTTCCAAGGGGCGACGCGGTGGAACACGTTCGTGGCGATCGCCGTTGCGGGAAGCCTGTTCGGAGAGCGCGGGATCGCCCTGATCGCGGTCGCCATCGCGGCCATGGTGCCGCTCTTGAATCTTCTCGCCTTCTACGTGTTCATCCGCTTCGCCGGCCGGCCGCGGCAGAGTCCCAAGGCCATCCTTCGCTCGTTCGCCACGAACCCTTTCATCTGGTCCTGCGCCCTTGGCCTTTCGCTCAACCTCCTCGCTCCGCCGCTGCCGAAGCCCATCGTCTCCTATATCGACCTGATGGGGCGGGCCTCGCTGGCGGCGGGCCTGCTGATCGTCGGAGCCGGGCTCGACCTTCGCCGCCTTGCCAAGCCTGGCCTTCCGCATGCCCTAGCATCGGCCTGCAAACTGCTTCTCATGCCGCTCATCGCGGTGCTCTTCGCCCATTATGCGGGGATCGGCGGCAACGACCTGCTCGTCACGATCATCGCGGCCTCCGTTCCGACCGCCGCGGCCGGTTACGTGCTGGCGCGCCAGATGGGCGGGAACGCGCCGCTCATGGCCGAGATCCTGACCCTGCAGACCCTCATCGCCATGATTTCCATGCCGATTTTGATCGGGATCCTGGGTTGA
- the epmA gene encoding EF-P lysine aminoacylase EpmA: MDNATPAPSPWWTPHVHADRRPFLLGRNRIQAAFRGFFGARDFVEVDTAALQVSPGNEAHLHAFATQAVGHGGTRTPLYLHTSPEFACKKLLAAGETRISCFAHVYRNRERGPLHHPEFTMLEWYRAGEGYETLMADCAALLALAAETAGTRTLAYRGRQTDPFQEPERLSVAEAFRRFAGIDLLATIDRSGATDRDHLAARLREAGIRVAEDDTWSDLFSRVIVERIEPHLGLGRATILDEYPVAEAALARPTARDPRVAERFELYACGVELANAFGELTDPDEQRRRFEAEMREKMRVYGESYPLDDDFLAALSGMPEASGIALGFDRLVMLATGASRIDQVMWVPVPETDH; the protein is encoded by the coding sequence ATGGACAACGCCACGCCTGCCCCCTCCCCCTGGTGGACACCCCATGTCCATGCGGATCGCCGCCCTTTCCTCCTGGGGCGGAACCGGATTCAGGCGGCGTTCCGCGGCTTCTTCGGAGCCCGCGACTTCGTGGAGGTGGACACGGCCGCGCTTCAGGTTTCCCCCGGCAACGAGGCGCATCTCCACGCCTTCGCCACGCAGGCCGTCGGGCATGGCGGGACGAGAACGCCCCTCTACCTCCACACCTCTCCGGAATTCGCCTGCAAAAAGCTGCTGGCCGCGGGCGAGACGCGGATTTCGTGCTTCGCTCATGTCTACCGCAACCGGGAGCGGGGCCCCCTCCACCATCCGGAATTCACCATGCTCGAATGGTACCGGGCGGGGGAAGGCTACGAGACCCTCATGGCGGATTGCGCGGCCCTGCTGGCGCTCGCCGCCGAAACGGCGGGCACCCGCACCCTCGCCTACAGGGGCAGACAGACCGATCCCTTCCAGGAGCCGGAGCGCTTGAGCGTAGCCGAGGCCTTCCGGCGCTTTGCCGGAATCGACCTCCTCGCCACCATCGACCGGAGCGGCGCGACGGACCGGGACCATCTGGCCGCGCGCCTCCGCGAAGCCGGCATACGCGTGGCGGAGGACGACACCTGGTCCGACCTCTTCAGCCGCGTCATCGTGGAGCGGATCGAGCCGCATCTCGGCCTCGGCCGCGCCACGATCCTCGACGAATACCCGGTGGCCGAGGCGGCGCTCGCCCGGCCGACGGCCCGCGACCCGCGGGTGGCCGAGCGGTTCGAGCTTTACGCCTGCGGCGTCGAGCTGGCGAACGCCTTCGGTGAATTGACCGACCCGGACGAGCAGCGGCGCCGGTTCGAGGCGGAGATGCGGGAGAAGATGCGGGTCTATGGAGAAAGCTACCCCCTGGACGACGATTTCCTAGCGGCCCTGAGCGGGATGCCGGAAGCCAGCGGGATCGCGCTCGGCTTCGACCGCCTCGTCATGCTCGCCACCGGGGCTTCGCGAATCGATCAGGTGATGTGGGTTCCCGTGCCGGAGACAGACCATTGA
- the arfB gene encoding alternative ribosome rescue aminoacyl-tRNA hydrolase ArfB — translation MIQVTNSIALDEAEIQESFIRASGPGGQNVNKVETAVQLRFDVRGSPSLPEDVKARLERIAGKRLTNEGVLIITAQRFRMQERNREDAVNRLVELIRQATERPKPRRPTRPTLASKKRRLEAKGRRSEIKKGRTSKPGYD, via the coding sequence ATGATCCAGGTGACGAACAGCATCGCGCTCGATGAAGCCGAGATTCAGGAGAGCTTCATCCGCGCCTCGGGCCCGGGCGGGCAGAACGTCAACAAGGTGGAAACCGCCGTCCAGCTGCGCTTCGACGTGCGCGGCTCGCCGTCCTTGCCGGAGGATGTGAAGGCGCGCCTGGAGCGGATCGCCGGAAAAAGGCTGACGAATGAGGGCGTGTTGATCATCACGGCGCAGCGCTTCCGCATGCAGGAGCGCAACCGCGAGGACGCGGTGAACCGTCTGGTCGAGCTGATCCGCCAGGCGACGGAGCGTCCGAAGCCGAGACGGCCCACGCGTCCAACCCTTGCGTCCAAGAAACGCAGGCTCGAGGCCAAGGGGCGGCGCTCCGAAATCAAGAAGGGGCGCACGTCCAAGCCCGGCTACGACTAG
- a CDS encoding aminotransferase → MAGGLFAPINSLVADVGSPPIPEAQSWTRRYDGSYGPLINLSQAVPGNAPHASFLERLASVAGEPATSQYGPINGDPGLRQAYAEELSRLYEGRIEAADTAITAGCNMAFFVAMMLLARRGDAVLLPTPWYFNHQMSLDMLGVEPRPLPCRPENGFVPLLEDAEALIDEKVRAVVLVTPNNPTGAVYPAHVVESFAELCARRGIYLVIDETYRDFLPQGMNRAHGLFTGEAWRRNVIQLYSFSKSYAIPGHRMGAITADAALVEQIAKILDCIQICAPRAAQAVLPWAIDGLRAWREENRAEINRRAQVFREALAPLPEWRIESVGAYFAYLRHPFEGAKAQAVAEKLATERGVLCLPGSYFGPGQDGHLRIAVANVGAHVLATLTDRLKGLAL, encoded by the coding sequence ATGGCCGGCGGTCTCTTCGCACCCATCAATTCCCTCGTGGCCGATGTCGGCAGCCCCCCGATTCCGGAGGCGCAGAGCTGGACGCGTCGCTACGACGGGTCCTACGGGCCTCTGATCAATCTCTCCCAGGCGGTTCCCGGAAATGCGCCGCACGCGAGCTTCCTGGAGCGTCTCGCCTCGGTCGCGGGCGAGCCCGCGACCTCGCAATATGGACCGATCAACGGGGATCCGGGCCTGAGGCAGGCCTATGCGGAGGAGCTGTCGCGCCTCTACGAGGGGCGCATCGAGGCAGCCGACACGGCCATCACGGCAGGCTGCAACATGGCCTTCTTCGTCGCCATGATGCTGCTCGCCCGGCGGGGCGACGCGGTGCTTCTGCCGACGCCCTGGTACTTCAATCACCAGATGAGCCTGGACATGCTCGGGGTCGAGCCGCGCCCGCTGCCGTGCCGGCCGGAGAACGGCTTCGTTCCGCTCCTGGAGGATGCCGAGGCGCTCATCGACGAGAAGGTCCGCGCCGTCGTTCTCGTCACGCCGAACAACCCGACCGGGGCCGTTTATCCGGCTCACGTCGTCGAGAGCTTTGCGGAGCTGTGCGCCAGACGCGGCATTTATCTCGTGATCGACGAGACTTACCGTGACTTCCTGCCTCAGGGCATGAACCGCGCGCATGGGCTCTTCACCGGCGAGGCTTGGCGCCGGAACGTGATCCAGCTCTATTCCTTCTCGAAATCCTATGCGATTCCGGGGCACCGCATGGGGGCGATCACGGCGGATGCCGCACTCGTCGAGCAGATCGCCAAGATTCTCGACTGCATCCAGATCTGCGCGCCTCGGGCGGCTCAGGCCGTCTTGCCCTGGGCGATCGACGGATTGCGCGCCTGGCGCGAGGAAAACCGGGCCGAGATCAACCGGCGTGCACAGGTTTTTCGGGAGGCGCTGGCGCCGCTTCCGGAGTGGCGCATCGAATCGGTGGGCGCCTATTTCGCCTATCTGCGGCATCCTTTCGAGGGCGCGAAGGCCCAGGCCGTGGCGGAGAAACTGGCGACCGAGCGGGGCGTTTTATGCCTTCCCGGCAGCTATTTCGGTCCCGGTCAGGACGGACATCTGCGCATCGCGGTCGCCAATGTGGGCGCCCATGTTCTGGCCACTCTCACGGACCGCCTGAAGGGCCTGGCTCTCTGA
- a CDS encoding lysine-2,3-aminomutase-like protein — MSTLRTPAELAKAGLIAPEQVPGIARVADRYAVAISSAMADLIDKADPNDPIARQFVPDTAELATAPEEREDPIGDLAHSPVEGIVHRYPDRVLLKAVHVCPVYCRFCFRREMVGPQGLGTLAPEALDKAFAYIAGHPEIWEVILTGGDPMVLSARRLAELMQRLSAIEHVKIVRLHTRVPVVEPERIDEALIAALKACGKTVYVAVHANHPRELAPAARAACGRLVEAGIVMLSQSVLLKGVNDDPDTLAALMRAFVETRIKPYYLHHPDLAPGTGHFRLSLDEGRALVAGLRGRISGLCQPTYVLDIPGGYGKAAIAPDTVAERDGCQTVADFRGRRHVYPPAES, encoded by the coding sequence TTGAGCACCCTTCGCACCCCGGCCGAACTGGCAAAGGCCGGATTGATCGCCCCCGAGCAGGTGCCCGGGATCGCCCGCGTGGCGGATCGCTACGCCGTCGCGATCAGTTCCGCCATGGCCGACCTGATCGACAAGGCCGATCCGAACGACCCGATCGCGCGTCAGTTCGTTCCCGATACCGCCGAGCTCGCGACGGCACCGGAGGAGCGCGAGGACCCCATCGGCGATCTCGCTCACTCCCCGGTCGAGGGCATCGTGCACCGTTATCCCGACCGCGTGCTCCTGAAGGCCGTGCATGTGTGCCCGGTGTACTGCCGCTTCTGCTTCCGGCGCGAGATGGTGGGGCCGCAGGGCCTCGGCACCCTCGCCCCGGAGGCCTTGGACAAAGCCTTCGCCTATATTGCCGGGCATCCGGAGATCTGGGAGGTGATCCTCACCGGAGGCGACCCGATGGTGCTCTCGGCCCGGCGCCTGGCCGAGCTGATGCAGCGCCTTTCCGCGATCGAGCACGTGAAGATCGTCCGCCTGCACACCCGCGTCCCGGTGGTCGAGCCGGAGCGGATCGACGAGGCACTGATCGCGGCCCTGAAGGCGTGCGGCAAGACCGTGTACGTGGCGGTTCATGCCAATCATCCGCGCGAACTCGCGCCCGCTGCGCGCGCCGCCTGCGGGCGGCTCGTGGAAGCGGGCATCGTCATGCTCAGCCAGTCGGTGCTGCTCAAGGGCGTCAACGACGATCCGGACACGCTCGCCGCACTCATGCGCGCCTTCGTGGAGACGCGCATCAAGCCCTATTACCTGCACCATCCCGACCTCGCTCCCGGAACGGGCCATTTCCGCCTGTCTCTCGACGAGGGGCGCGCGCTCGTGGCCGGTCTGCGCGGGCGCATCTCGGGGCTGTGCCAGCCGACCTACGTCCTCGACATTCCGGGAGGCTACGGGAAGGCCGCGATCGCCCCCGACACCGTCGCCGAGAGGGACGGATGCCAGACGGTGGCGGATTTCCGGGGCCGCCGGCACGTCTATCCGCCGGCCGAATCCTGA
- the efp gene encoding elongation factor P, with the protein MKVIASTLRKGNVVDIDGRLYVVLTAQNIHPGKGTPVTQLDMRRISDGVKVSERYRTTEQVERAFVEDREHTYLYEDGEGFHFMNPETFEQVAVPDDIIGDLKPYLQEGMAVMLSTHNGVPIAIELPARITLEIVETEPVVKGQTASSSYKPAILSNGVRTLVPPHITAGTRVVIMTEDGSYVERAKD; encoded by the coding sequence GTGAAGGTCATCGCCTCTACGCTCCGCAAAGGCAATGTCGTCGACATCGACGGCAGGCTCTATGTCGTGCTCACCGCCCAGAACATCCACCCCGGCAAGGGCACGCCCGTCACCCAGCTCGACATGCGCCGCATCTCCGACGGCGTGAAGGTCTCCGAGCGCTACCGCACCACCGAGCAGGTCGAGCGCGCCTTCGTGGAGGATCGCGAGCACACCTATCTCTACGAGGACGGCGAAGGCTTCCACTTCATGAACCCGGAGACCTTCGAGCAGGTCGCGGTTCCTGATGACATCATCGGCGATCTGAAGCCTTACCTTCAGGAAGGCATGGCCGTGATGCTCTCGACCCACAACGGCGTGCCGATCGCCATCGAGCTGCCCGCCCGCATCACCCTCGAGATCGTCGAGACCGAGCCGGTGGTGAAGGGCCAGACGGCCTCCTCGTCCTACAAGCCCGCCATCCTGTCCAACGGCGTGCGCACCCTGGTGCCGCCGCACATCACGGCCGGCACCCGCGTCGTGATCATGACGGAAGACGGCTCCTACGTGGAGCGCGCGAAGGACTAA
- the plsY gene encoding glycerol-3-phosphate 1-O-acyltransferase PlsY, protein MSDEVNMLYLLGALVFGYLLGSIPFGVIFTRMAGLGDIRKVGSGNIGATNVLRTGRKGLAVATLLGDALKGTAAVLIAARWGEHAASVAALGAFLGHLFPVWLGFKGGKGVATFIGVLIGLNWIAALIFAAIWLGVAFASRYSSLSALVASAATPVALWLLGQPALAGMVVILVALLWWKHSENITRLVAGTEGKIGQKG, encoded by the coding sequence ATGTCCGACGAAGTGAACATGCTGTACCTGCTCGGAGCCCTGGTCTTCGGCTATCTCCTGGGCTCCATCCCGTTCGGGGTGATTTTTACCCGCATGGCGGGACTGGGCGACATCCGCAAGGTCGGGTCGGGCAATATCGGCGCGACCAACGTCCTGCGCACCGGCCGGAAGGGTCTTGCCGTCGCGACCCTTTTGGGCGACGCCCTGAAGGGTACCGCCGCCGTGCTGATCGCAGCCCGATGGGGCGAGCACGCGGCCAGCGTGGCCGCGCTCGGTGCCTTTCTGGGCCATCTCTTTCCGGTCTGGCTCGGCTTCAAGGGTGGCAAAGGCGTCGCCACGTTCATCGGCGTGTTGATCGGCCTGAACTGGATCGCCGCGCTGATCTTCGCGGCGATCTGGCTGGGCGTGGCCTTCGCGTCGCGCTATTCGTCCCTCTCGGCCCTCGTCGCGAGTGCCGCGACCCCGGTCGCCCTGTGGCTTCTGGGCCAGCCCGCGCTCGCCGGCATGGTGGTGATCCTCGTGGCGCTTCTGTGGTGGAAGCACAGCGAGAACATCACCCGGCTCGTTGCCGGGACGGAAGGCAAGATCGGCCAGAAGGGCTGA
- the dprA gene encoding DNA-processing protein DprA, which produces MELTDEQRLDWLRLIRSENVGPRTFRALINKFGGASAALEALPDLARRGGRPSLKVTSRAEAEKEMAAAARLGVRFVAMGEPNFPKTLQAIDTAPPLIGVRGSMDVLARPSVGMVGSRNASASGLTFTERLSRQLGEAGYVVVSGLARGVDTRAHRATLQTGTVAVLAGGQDKVYPSENEPLLRAIVEQGGAVVSEMPMGWEPRGRDFPRRNRIISGLSYGVVVVEAARRSGSLITARFALEQGREVFAVPGSPLDPRAEGTNDLIRDGATLCASVEHVTSVLEPLIASGPRTEPGAEEPHHALDTEELWDELDLPDIPRAPKGSVSPAPGIDESGMDAALGLIALLGPSPIAVDDLVRQSGLPIRTVQMTLLELEIAGRLERHGGNAVSLTP; this is translated from the coding sequence GTGGAGCTGACGGACGAACAGCGCCTCGACTGGCTCCGGCTGATCCGGTCGGAGAATGTGGGGCCGCGAACGTTCCGCGCCCTGATCAACAAATTCGGCGGCGCATCCGCAGCGCTCGAGGCCCTGCCCGATCTCGCGCGGCGCGGCGGGCGGCCTTCCCTGAAGGTGACGAGCCGGGCGGAGGCCGAGAAGGAAATGGCCGCCGCCGCACGCCTTGGCGTGCGCTTCGTCGCCATGGGCGAGCCGAACTTCCCGAAGACCCTGCAGGCCATCGATACCGCGCCGCCGCTGATCGGCGTGCGCGGCTCCATGGACGTGCTCGCGCGGCCATCCGTCGGCATGGTCGGGTCCCGCAATGCCTCCGCCTCGGGGCTCACCTTCACCGAGCGCCTGTCCCGACAGCTGGGCGAGGCCGGTTACGTGGTCGTCTCGGGCCTTGCGCGTGGCGTCGATACGCGGGCGCATCGGGCCACGCTTCAGACCGGCACGGTGGCGGTGCTCGCCGGCGGGCAGGACAAGGTCTATCCGTCCGAGAACGAGCCGCTCCTGCGCGCCATCGTCGAGCAGGGCGGGGCTGTGGTTTCCGAAATGCCGATGGGGTGGGAGCCGCGCGGGCGCGATTTTCCGCGCCGCAACCGAATCATCTCCGGCCTCTCCTACGGGGTCGTAGTCGTCGAGGCGGCGCGCCGCTCCGGCTCTCTGATCACCGCCCGTTTCGCCCTGGAGCAGGGACGGGAGGTCTTCGCCGTGCCGGGATCTCCCCTTGACCCTCGCGCCGAGGGAACGAACGACCTCATCCGGGACGGGGCTACCCTCTGCGCCTCCGTCGAGCACGTCACGAGCGTGCTCGAACCGCTGATCGCCTCAGGGCCCCGCACGGAGCCCGGCGCGGAAGAGCCGCATCACGCCCTGGATACCGAGGAATTGTGGGACGAGCTCGATCTGCCGGACATTCCCCGGGCGCCGAAAGGCTCCGTCTCGCCTGCCCCCGGCATCGACGAGAGCGGGATGGATGCCGCCCTCGGTCTCATCGCGCTCCTCGGCCCTTCGCCGATCGCCGTCGACGATCTGGTGCGTCAGTCCGGGCTTCCGATACGGACCGTTCAGATGACCCTGCTCGAACTCGAAATCGCGGGACGGCTGGAGCGCCATGGCGGCAACGCAGTCTCGCTGACCCCATGA
- a CDS encoding RlmE family RNA methyltransferase yields the protein MSTKSGSGVRNLKQRVKTANKRSLSSQKWLERQLNDPYVARAKREGYRSRAAFKLLEIDEKYHILKPGQRVVDLGAAPGGWSQIAAKTAGPKGKVVGIDLLPIDPMAGVEFIQLDFLDESAPGKLIELLGGPADVVMSDMAANTTGHKKTDHLRIIGLAEAAIYFAREILAPGGAFLAKVFQGGTENQLLTDLKRDFAVVRHVKPAASRADSAELYVLATGFRGATERTS from the coding sequence GTGAGCACCAAGTCCGGCTCGGGTGTCCGCAACCTGAAGCAGCGCGTGAAGACGGCGAACAAGCGCTCCCTCTCCTCGCAGAAATGGCTCGAGCGCCAGCTCAACGATCCCTATGTCGCCCGCGCGAAGCGCGAGGGCTACCGCTCGCGCGCGGCCTTCAAGCTTTTGGAGATCGACGAGAAATATCACATTCTCAAGCCTGGCCAGCGCGTCGTGGATCTTGGCGCTGCGCCCGGCGGCTGGTCCCAGATCGCGGCCAAGACGGCGGGGCCGAAAGGCAAGGTCGTCGGCATCGACCTTCTGCCCATCGACCCCATGGCGGGGGTGGAGTTCATCCAGCTCGACTTCCTGGACGAGAGCGCCCCGGGCAAGCTCATCGAGCTGCTGGGCGGCCCCGCCGACGTCGTGATGTCCGACATGGCCGCCAACACCACCGGCCACAAGAAGACCGACCATCTGCGCATCATCGGGCTCGCGGAGGCCGCGATCTACTTCGCCCGTGAGATTCTGGCTCCCGGGGGCGCGTTTCTCGCCAAGGTGTTCCAGGGCGGCACGGAAAACCAGCTCCTGACGGATCTCAAGCGCGACTTCGCCGTGGTTCGCCACGTGAAGCCTGCGGCCAGCCGGGCGGATTCGGCGGAACTCTATGTGCTGGCGACCGGTTTTCGGGGTGCGACGGAACGGACCTCATAA
- a CDS encoding Ppx/GppA phosphatase family protein, with amino-acid sequence MLTVKADATTEERDRRAAPSAGAGSASAWTSGHSATWIRRDVRRRPPRSYAALDLGTNNCRLLIAEPAHFGFRVTDAFSRIVRLGEGLGLGNALSQDAIERTIEALRVCRDKMVAKEVIRARLVATEACRFAENGLSFIERVRKDLELDLEIVDRKTEAYLAVTGCAALVDPKAQSAIIFDIGGGSTEIAWLDGQAPHAFADPCKRIRAWDSLPVGVVTLAERHGGVDVTPESFEGMVEEVSELLMDFALVAAEAGRARNFHLLGTSGTVTTVGGIHLGLARYDRRKVDGMWMRNREISTVMNRLLHSNFQQRADNPCIGRERADLVLAGCAILEAIRRAFPSDRLRIADRGLREGILMKMMREDSVWREGGRR; translated from the coding sequence ATGTTGACCGTGAAAGCCGATGCGACGACCGAGGAGAGAGATCGACGCGCGGCCCCATCTGCCGGGGCCGGAAGCGCCTCGGCATGGACATCCGGGCATTCGGCGACATGGATCCGGCGGGATGTGAGAAGGCGTCCGCCCCGAAGCTATGCTGCGCTCGATCTCGGCACCAACAATTGCCGCCTCCTCATTGCGGAGCCCGCGCATTTCGGGTTCCGCGTCACGGACGCTTTCTCGCGAATCGTCCGGCTCGGCGAGGGGCTCGGCCTCGGCAACGCCCTGAGCCAGGATGCCATCGAGCGGACCATCGAGGCGCTTCGCGTGTGCCGCGACAAGATGGTCGCCAAGGAGGTGATCCGCGCGCGGCTGGTGGCCACGGAGGCCTGCCGCTTCGCCGAGAACGGTCTCTCGTTCATCGAGCGCGTCCGCAAAGACCTGGAGCTCGATCTCGAGATCGTCGACCGCAAGACGGAGGCCTATCTGGCCGTGACGGGCTGCGCGGCGCTGGTCGATCCGAAGGCGCAATCGGCGATCATCTTCGATATCGGCGGCGGATCGACGGAAATCGCGTGGCTCGACGGCCAGGCGCCGCATGCCTTCGCCGATCCCTGCAAGCGCATCCGCGCGTGGGATTCCCTGCCGGTCGGCGTCGTGACCCTCGCCGAGCGTCATGGCGGGGTTGACGTGACGCCCGAGAGCTTCGAGGGAATGGTCGAGGAGGTCTCCGAGCTCCTCATGGATTTCGCCCTCGTGGCGGCCGAGGCGGGACGGGCCAGGAACTTCCATCTCCTCGGCACGTCGGGAACCGTGACCACCGTAGGGGGGATTCACCTGGGTCTCGCCCGTTATGACCGGCGCAAGGTCGATGGGATGTGGATGCGCAACCGCGAGATCTCGACAGTGATGAACCGCCTGCTGCATTCCAATTTTCAGCAGCGGGCCGACAATCCATGCATCGGCCGGGAGAGGGCCGATCTGGTCCTGGCCGGCTGCGCCATTCTCGAGGCGATCCGCCGGGCCTTCCCTTCGGATCGCCTGCGCATCGCGGACCGGGGCTTACGCGAAGGAATTCTGATGAAGATGATGAGAGAGGACAGCGTATGGCGGGAGGGAGGCCGACGGTGA